GGCTGACGTCCTCTTTTACAACAAACTGATCTTTATAAACAATTCCCGCAACGTGTGTGCCTCCTGTTGCCTGCCAGATTTCAGCATTATCCTTAAGCTCTTCAATGCGGTCAATCAATTCATGGACGTTTACCTGGAAGTCAGATTCAACGGGGTTCACATCCTTGATTTTGCTTCTCCAGCCTCCTGCGGAATCTGAGCAGAGAACTGTTTCGTTTGTTTTAAGCAATGTGTCGTCGATTTCAACATTGATTTGAGGTCCGTCAATCTCGATTTTCTTGATGTCTTCCAATGATTTCACCATGTTTTCGTTAAAGAGATATCCAACTGTAAATTCCTTAAGTGAATC
The Methanobrevibacter sp. genome window above contains:
- the fdhD gene encoding formate dehydrogenase accessory sulfurtransferase FdhD, producing the protein DSLKEFTVGYLFNENMVKSLEDIKKIEIDGPQINVEIDDTLLKTNETVLCSDSAGGWRSKIKDVNPVESDFQVNVHELIDRIEELKDNAEIWQATGGTHVAGIVYKDQFVVKEDVSRHVAVDKVIGYGILHDFDLKNSYVIYSGRMPADMVIKMTRAGVPILASNAAPANSGYNIAKKGNITLVGFLRGQRCNIYNNQNRVIFD